DNA sequence from the Candidatus Angelobacter sp. genome:
CAGTTTAGTCGGGACATTGCGGCGAAGGCGCTCTCATAGCCTCAGTCGAGGTTGCCTGCCTCCGCGGGGAGTTATTTTGTCCCGTATTTGTTCACCAGCCATTGAATCGCGTTTTGTTCGCCGAACATGATGGATCGCTGGTCGTAATTGATCCAATCCTGCAGAGTCATCCGGGATTGCAGCGGGCTCAATTGCGCGACCAGATCGTGAATCGCCGTCTTCTGGCCGGCAATTTGATCCTGCCGATCCTTGACCGTGAGCCCGCCGGCGCCAAAGGCCGCAGCCGGGTCCTGCGAATCCAGCGCCATGTTTTGAATGGCAAGCCCTACCAACTGCGTCACCAGCGGGACTCCCACGTTGCGATTCGCTCCTTCGAGCTGCGTACCGAGGTTGGTCATCATCTGCTGGACGGCTTGGGCTGACGCCGTGTCGCGGGCCTGCCGATAGGAAGCGGCCAGGTCCGACATGTTCTGCGCCAACTGCTTCATCTCCTTTAATTGCGGCAGTTCCAATCCCCAAGTCGCTGCCATGCTGGTTTCAGCTTCCTGGAAACCCGCGGAACGATACGCCTCCATGTCGCCTTGGAAACGCTCTGTCGTGTAATCTTGAAACTTGGATTTCCCGGCCGCCGCAATCAGATCCTGCACCGCCTGGTCGGGCTGGCCGGATTTGAAATAGTTGAAGGCGGACAGGTAGTTGGCGATGGCATTGTCCGGCGCAGTTTGTTTGAACATGTCAAGCCAACGCCGTGTCTGCTCGGGGGGTGCGTCCTTTTGGAACGCGGCCTCGAAAGCCACGCGTGGATCGTTGGGAAATCTTTTCATCGCCTCTTCGAGCAGCGTCGTGTTGCCCGAGGTCCGGAATGCGGCGAGCAAACTGGCGGCGTCACGATTGTTCTCACTCGCGAACGCGTCCGATTGCTCGGGAGTCAATTTGGGCGGGTTTTCGCCGTTGAGAATCCGGCTGATGAGATTGCTTGAGGACAACTCGTCCGACGCCGCCGGCGCGGTCGCCCTGACACGCGGAGCGGGCAGACGCGGGGCGCGCCCCGGCGGTGGGACGGCCAGTTGCTTCCATGCGTCATCGCGCTCCTGTTGCAATTTCTGGATTTGCCCAATCAGGGGCGCTTGTTGTTGCTGGAGCGTTTGGTTTTGAATTCGCAACC
Encoded proteins:
- a CDS encoding sigma-70 family RNA polymerase sigma factor, encoding MKKDLDLLDQYTRRRSEDTFAELVHRHLDLVHSAALRQVRSRQLAEEVAQSVFTDLARSAHRLAPGTILTAWLYQVTRRTAIDVVRREARRQLREQVATEMNAMNASAADWTHIEPLLDDAMSALDDTDRAAVLLRYFENKSLREVGATLGTSDDAAQKRVSRAVERLREFFAKRGVTVGAGGLIVVISANAVQVAPVGLAVTISTAAAMAGTTASTSTAIAATKTIAMTTMQKTFIGAALVAAVGTGIYEARQVARLRIQNQTLQQQQAPLIGQIQKLQQERDDAWKQLAVPPPGRAPRLPAPRVRATAPAASDELSSSNLISRILNGENPPKLTPEQSDAFASENNRDAASLLAAFRTSGNTTLLEEAMKRFPNDPRVAFEAAFQKDAPPEQTRRWLDMFKQTAPDNAIANYLSAFNYFKSGQPDQAVQDLIAAAGKSKFQDYTTERFQGDMEAYRSAGFQEAETSMAATWGLELPQLKEMKQLAQNMSDLAASYRQARDTASAQAVQQMMTNLGTQLEGANRNVGVPLVTQLVGLAIQNMALDSQDPAAAFGAGGLTVKDRQDQIAGQKTAIHDLVAQLSPLQSRMTLQDWINYDQRSIMFGEQNAIQWLVNKYGTK